A genomic segment from Candidatus Methylomirabilis sp. encodes:
- a CDS encoding helix-turn-helix transcriptional regulator, translated as MTNAGQAKEEIKQIRKQLGWSQERLARELGLSFSTISRWTFSFDEHFTQYGFKRLLPSTTSTRY; from the coding sequence ATGACGAATGCGGGGCAAGCCAAGGAAGAGATCAAACAGATTCGGAAGCAATTAGGATGGTCTCAGGAACGGCTAGCCCGGGAACTGGGTTTAAGTTTCAGCACCATCAGCCGCTGGACCTTTAGCTTCGATGAGCACTTCACGCAATATGGGTTCAAACGACTTTTACCCTCAACTACCTCAACGAGATATTGA
- a CDS encoding PaeR7I family type II restriction endonuclease encodes MPMKPDDILRDLSARTGRAVAYYWKTRTGQQDRQRETGKADQGLRSAVTGGAQMDGFIDLFTELITAAGISERYVFRKKAVELPGFFRPTKEWDLLVVREKALLAAIEAKSQVGPSFGNNFNNRTEEAIGSALDLWTAYRERAYLSSPQPFLGYFFMLEDCVASNRPVKVQEPFFKVFPEFVGASYMRRYEIFCRKIVLERHYTAAAFVSSTSDGGIEGRFSTPADDLSVERFAKTLTAHLAAFA; translated from the coding sequence ATGCCCATGAAGCCTGACGACATACTGCGTGATTTGTCGGCACGTACCGGGAGGGCAGTTGCCTACTACTGGAAGACTCGGACGGGGCAGCAAGATAGGCAGCGGGAGACCGGCAAGGCTGACCAAGGCCTGCGTAGTGCTGTCACCGGTGGCGCGCAGATGGATGGATTCATCGACCTCTTCACGGAACTGATAACAGCGGCCGGGATTTCGGAACGGTATGTCTTCAGGAAGAAGGCTGTCGAGTTGCCGGGCTTCTTCCGCCCAACCAAGGAGTGGGACCTGCTCGTGGTGCGCGAGAAGGCGCTTCTTGCCGCGATCGAGGCCAAGTCCCAAGTCGGCCCATCCTTCGGCAACAACTTCAACAACCGGACGGAAGAGGCGATCGGAAGCGCCCTTGACCTCTGGACCGCGTACCGCGAGCGTGCCTACCTTAGCAGTCCCCAGCCTTTTCTTGGCTACTTCTTCATGCTGGAGGACTGCGTCGCCTCCAACCGCCCGGTCAAGGTCCAGGAGCCGTTTTTCAAAGTCTTTCCCGAATTCGTCGGCGCTTCGTACATGCGCCGCTATGAAATTTTCTGCCGCAAGATCGTACTGGAACGGCATTACACCGCAGCGGCATTCGTTTCGTCCACATCAGACGGAGGGATTGAAGGACGCTTCTCGACGCCGGCGGACGACCTTTCCGTTGAGCGTTTCGCGAAGACCCTCACGGCCCACTTAGCCGCCTTTGCGTGA
- a CDS encoding site-specific DNA-methyltransferase, with the protein MATTIHRLINGDARELVYLDDASVHLVITSPPYWNLKQYNENPDQLGHIQDYEAFLFELEKVWRHVYRILVPGGRLVCVVGDVCVARRDFGRHLVFPLHADICVICRRIGFDNLNPIIWHKIANASYEVENGSKFLGKPYEPNAIIKNDMEFILMQRKPGGYRKPTNQQRQASRIEKDVFDRWFQQIWNITGASTKHHPAPFPLELATRLVRMFSFTEDTVMDPFCGSGTTMVAALRTGRNSIGVEIDPEYCRMAARYLKAETADLFTTVDLRFEKAPTETAALVREEPALYEVRPAKKKLE; encoded by the coding sequence ATGGCCACCACTATTCACAGACTGATCAACGGCGATGCGAGGGAACTCGTGTACCTGGATGATGCTTCGGTTCATCTTGTCATCACGTCTCCCCCTTATTGGAACCTGAAACAGTACAACGAGAACCCGGACCAACTCGGACATATTCAGGACTACGAAGCATTCCTGTTCGAGTTGGAAAAGGTTTGGCGGCATGTTTACAGAATCCTCGTGCCCGGGGGGCGACTCGTTTGCGTGGTCGGGGATGTCTGTGTCGCGCGCCGCGACTTTGGGCGCCACCTCGTCTTCCCCCTACACGCCGATATCTGCGTCATCTGCCGAAGGATCGGATTCGACAACCTGAACCCCATTATCTGGCATAAGATCGCCAACGCTTCTTACGAGGTTGAAAACGGATCGAAGTTCTTGGGGAAGCCCTACGAGCCGAACGCAATTATCAAGAATGACATGGAATTCATCCTCATGCAGCGTAAACCCGGCGGGTACCGAAAACCCACTAACCAGCAGCGCCAGGCAAGCCGGATTGAAAAGGATGTTTTTGACCGGTGGTTTCAGCAAATCTGGAACATCACTGGGGCCTCAACCAAACACCACCCCGCCCCCTTCCCATTGGAGCTTGCCACACGCCTTGTCCGCATGTTCTCCTTCACTGAGGATACGGTTATGGACCCGTTTTGCGGATCGGGGACGACGATGGTTGCGGCTCTGCGCACCGGACGAAATAGCATTGGCGTGGAGATCGATCCGGAATACTGTCGAATGGCCGCCCGATATTTAAAGGCGGAAACGGCTGACCTTTTCACGACGGTGGATCTTCGCTTTGAGAAAGCGCCTACCGAAACCGCTGCTCTCGTTAGAGAAGAGCCTGCTCTGTACGAAGTCCGGCCAGCCAAGAAGAAACTTGAATAA
- a CDS encoding type II toxin-antitoxin system HicA family toxin, with protein sequence MRLLEAHGFELVREKGSIRYYGKAGWPALIRVDYHGAKEVPSGTCHHILKSAGIQKGGSHD encoded by the coding sequence GTGAGACTGCTTGAAGCTCATGGATTCGAGCTGGTAAGGGAGAAAGGGTCCATCCGATATTATGGGAAGGCTGGCTGGCCTGCATTGATTCGGGTTGACTATCATGGGGCCAAGGAAGTGCCCAGCGGCACCTGCCATCATATACTGAAGTCAGCAGGAATACAGAAGGGAGGAAGCCATGATTGA
- a CDS encoding type II toxin-antitoxin system HicB family antitoxin — MIDLPYSLTIEATEEPDYFGFFSPDLEGFTGIGHSIEDCVYKAKWGMKEHIELLEERGLPVPPKAKDPKIIVQNEVRLAA; from the coding sequence ATGATTGATCTGCCTTATTCTTTGACCATCGAGGCAACGGAGGAACCCGATTACTTTGGGTTTTTTTCTCCTGATCTGGAAGGATTTACGGGGATTGGCCACTCCATCGAGGACTGCGTGTATAAGGCGAAATGGGGAATGAAGGAACATATAGAACTGCTCGAAGAACGGGGTCTGCCCGTGCCTCCGAAAGCGAAAGATCCAAAAATCATCGTACAGAACGAAGTCAGATTGGCGGCATAG